CCTGCTGTAGCCCTCTTCTCAAGTCTGCTTGAGACGCAATCTCCAATTGGTTTGATTATGAATGCTGTAAAGGCAATCGGTTTCTGATGTTAATatacaacagactgtagatgatctgtaatctgaatgTATTTATGACTGCTAAACGTCACCATCAGCCACATAACATGTATTCTGTTAACAAACTAAACTTTCAAATCAGACAAATATCAACTCTCAATCAATCAGCTTATAGATCAGGTGAGAGCCAGGCgtttcccatcatgccctgGGTCTTGAAgtcggtggagagcaactgcggCGCCTGGCTCTTAAAACTGCAGCCACCTCGATCGAGCATCAATTTTTATCTATTGTTAGCAGCTTGAAATGATAAGTGCATTATGACTTGACACATTGACCTGCTGAAAAAAAGCAGAGCGTGTTGCTATGAAAGGGCATAGCTGGTCAACAACAATGCTGATGTATGTTGTGACATGTAAATCATGCTCAGTTAGTTTAATTAGCCTAAATTGAATTAGTTTGATGTTAATGCCAAGAGTAAAAACCCTCATCTCTTCCTCAGTGTTGCCAGTACTGTCAAACACGCCCTGTTGGTTTGGCTGAGCATCATCGTGTTCAGTAACCAGATCACTATCCTCAGCGCCATCGGCACCGTCCTCGTGTTCATCGGGGTCTTTTTGTACAACAAGGCCAGGCAGTTCCAGAGGACAACCTTACAGGCCATGGCTCCTGAGCACAACCACAAACCACTTCTGCAGGACCAGAATGTCCAAGCCCCTCAGTCACACTGAGGACTCGACAATTTACACTAAAATGCAGCCTGAAATGAGATCAAGGTCTTAACAAAATTCAGTTTGCTTACCTGTGGCTGTCCAGACAGCATGCCTGGACACAttccagtttgttttgttttcccagGGTCCATTTAGTGTCAGTGTCATGTCCTAGAGCTTAAGGTAAACCTTGGTGACTGGCTTGGTACAGGTCAATGTCCGTTTGACAAAACCATCCCTAGTCCTGTGGAGCAGCTTAGACAGTATTTATTTGTCCCTTACCTGATTACGTACTTGTCTATCTGTATCTAATCATCCTTGATCCTTTGTTTAATATCGGTCAGTAAAAGGGGAAGCTCAGGGTGTCCTTCAGCTTTTTGAAGGAATTTACTTTCTTTGTCTTACATTTGCATTCCAGAGTGTGCTGGTTTATCTTTCATCTGTGGTACAGCGGCTGCTGATTGTATGTTATTGTAAATATGTGTAAAGCATTGAAGCTGTAAGATTTTAATTCTGTGATGGTGTAACATACACTGTATCACACAATGGCAAATTGATCTTGATTGCATCTTAATATAAGATGTGAATAGGGCACAAGGGCCTGAGATGGGAGGCCTTTTGGAGGGTTGTCCAGCCAAAGCATAGACTTATCATTTTTTGACACATTCTTTTAAACTATGTTTGGAACATTTGAAAGCCACATACTGCATTCTAGGAATGCTCATCCTCCATAATGAACTGTTGCGGTTGTATGTAAGGGTTTATgttcttgcatttttttttatgtttaatggtttttttttgtaaactgaCTGTcccccaatgcatgctgggatagcaGCCCCGGGGACCATCAACAGGAAAAGAGCCTTAGAGAATGAATGGATTGATGAGCTGCTGTAGATCACACATTCATAATCTTTAAGAAAAATGATTTATTACAACatgagttttatttttgtagctCGGCCCATCGGCTCTGTCGGATATGTCCAACAGTCAGGCGATCAAACAGGTTTTAAAACAAACCCCCAAGTTAGTGACATTAGAAGGTAAACTGTAAAATTCATACACAAACTGTCTGTTGTAAACATCCAGTTTACAAACCAACTTCCTGGTTCAAGCATCAACTCAGTTTTCTTGTGAGGGGGACATTAACGTACAAATGCACTCACTTTTTTCCCTGTttttacagtatgtcaaaaaaacgtttttcttgTTCACAAGCTGTCTGATTGACAAAATCAATAAAACCCAACTTGTATGTTTACCACATGCCACATGCATCAAACCCCGGTTACTTTATACAAGTAGGATTCAGTGTAAAAACCTACTGCTGTGAGCCATGCTGTGGTTGttgctacttttaaacatactgtatgataCGAACTGTGAAATTCACATTCAGTAAGTGACTTTCCCATGTTGACCTCTAGCCAAAAATGGCTgcattataataaataaataattgaacatACATCTGAATCTTATTCTGACAATAATGCTTTAATCACACTGCCCCGAGTGTCCTACTCTACTAGTGTGTGTGCGCCTAGGCTTCTCTCCTAATTGTTCTGAGGTCGGTGACTAACAAAGACAAATCTGTGTTAATCATTATCTGTCTGACAAACCATCGGTTTGAGCATTTTAATATTGCTTtacatttgctgtgttttttttttctcctgctgTGACCTATTGGGctcaaaacacacatatacatatatatacatacatatatatatgtatatatgtatatatatgtatatgtatatatatatataatatatgtatgtgtgtatatatatatatatgtatatatatgtatgtgtgtatatatatatgtgtatatatatatgtatgtgtgtatatatatatatatgtgtgtgtatatatatatgtgtgtatatatgtatgtgtatgtgtgtgtatatatatatatatatatatgtatatatatatatgtatgtgtatgtgtgtgtatatgtatatatatgtgtatgtgtgtgtatatgtgtatatatatatatatatatatatacatacatacatatacacacacatacacatatatatatatgtgtgtgtgtgtatatatatgtatatgtatatgtgtatatatatgtgtatatatatatgtatatatatatatagctatatatgtatgtatgtatgtatgtatgtatgtatgtatatatatatgtatatgtgtgtatatgtatatgtgtgtatatgtatatgtgtgtgtgtgtgtgtgtgtgtgtgtgttttgaatttCACCAGAAGGGTTGTCtgactttttaattaacatTATGAATGTTCATTCTATACGGTTATTTCCTGTTATTGAGAATTTGTTTCTTGAAGTGCTTATAAAAACCAGGTGTGGGCTTAGATTTGATATTGAGACCCTACGAATATATGTTTTTACACTTCTCTTCCATATTAAGTCATTGGAATGCTGCTCCAAGAGGTAAGTTCAAACATGCTGAGGGGGGGAAGTGTTGAGGTAGGAGAGAGCAGTTATGAACTGTTTGTTTGGGAACGTGCAAATCAAAGATGTAAAAATATTCACTAATGTGACTCTTTAGTGAGGATGTAATGATGTTTGGTGGACACTGTTcagaaaataaaagtattttctCTTCGGCACATTGTATAAgcctattttttgtattttgagtGGTCAGCCGGTTGAGACAGTGATCTCATGTTGCATTGCTGAttgatacatactgtatactagTATCCTGATTATAActcgtttagtttttttaaatatgctaCTTTTCATATATTCTTTCTTTgtaaacaatgtatttttcattcatttttcaacTTGGAAATagaattttgatatttttttaaacatctgaCTGCTAGGGCTGGAATCAATGCTGATGAGAGCGGTGAGTGAGTTGTGGGCCAGAAAGATTTTCTATGAATTTGACACTAcgagtgactttttttttttttttaacgaaacAGTCGTTTGATCTAAATATGTTAATTCTAGCAGCTTTAACTCAAGGTCCATCAAATCCCACCTCAAGACAAGGATGGATACTGCCAAATCAACAGCAACAAAACGTGGCTGGGCTGTAAGAACATCTACAACATCTTGTAGAGTCTTTAAGTCACAAGGAGACAGGACTTAACACTAACCAATCAATACCTTCCGAGGGGGAAATCCCTGGAGGACAGACTAAATAAATCCTAGAAATATTAAATATCCGCTGAACAGCAGTACAAAACTGGTCACAGCTCCGACCTCAACAGACGAGGGATCTCATTTCCAGGATGGACAGATATGCCAAAGGTGCCATGTGTACAGATTCAACAGAAGTAGCAGCACATAAATATTAACTTTTGGAGACTCTGAATGCCGAAGGCCATGCATAGTAATGTTCCATCTATTCTTATACACACAGTTTATTCATTTGTGACCTTTAAACCCAATTTCTAGGGGGCATGGGCTTACTAGAAGGACTCCATGGAACAGTAACCAATAATAAAATCTCCAttatttgtattgtttatttatgatCACGGTTTGTGTCCAGTTGAGAGGAATAAAAtgctttgaaataaaaaataaaaaaaactatagtgAAAAACATGGCTCTGTCTGCAACAAAGTTATAACgtttacattcacattttggacaacaatggattTGATATCCAGTAAACATGAAGAGCTTAACCCTGCAGTTCAGGTCACAAGAAAATCAGCTGGAACTGAATTTGAACATTTTCATCTATTGTGTTCAGCTGAAGTGTGTTCAGATGTGGTGTGCAGGTCTGTAATGTTTAGAGGCATCACAATGTGGAATAGCTTGCCAACTATCATAGTGGAGGCATCCAGTAAGGCAAGTTTTAAGTAACCCTGAGAATATCTGACCTACAGTCAaattgtgtatgtatattaaAATCTTTGAAAGATCTTTCAATTTGCATGGCAAGGAGTGTATCTAATCGCCGTCAAGAGTGAGGTCATCTCGTCGGTGGGCAGAAAATCCTCATCAGACTCTCGTAGCTGAGGAAGGTGACGCCGTTGACGGGGAAGGCTCTCAGGCTGTTCAGTAGAAGGCCTTTGAAAAAGACCCTCAGTCCCTCCTCTCTGAAGCTCGCTCTCATGCAGTGGAGGACCCCTCTGTACTCCCGGCCGCCGGCCCCTGACATCTGGAGCCGGGCTTTCACCACGTCCATGGGCGTGGCAAAAGCCCAGGTCACCACACCCGCCACGCCACCTGCCATCAATATTGCAAGCGTACCTGACACAGAACAGAAACGTTAAGTGAATAATGTAAATCTTTCAAGTCGTGCCTGTACTGAAAAATGACtctagattaaaaaaataaaccttttaaaatttaaaagagGCTGAATCAAAACTAAAACCCAACTTTCTCCTTGACAGAAGTCAACAATCTCTATCCAGAATAAAGCTGGACTCACCAATGtcacatctgtttttttttttagattattttttgggcttttccaccttaatGGATAGGACAACTAGGTGAGAAAGTGgcgagagagggggaagacatgcaggaaatcatcacaggacagactcgaaccctggacctctgtgtcgaggcataagcctctcagtatatgtgcgcctgctctacccactgagccaacccagccacacatctgttttttttttgtttttgtttgtatttttattcagtttgatatctttcaTGTAAAAGCCTACTTCcacaaggaaaataaaaaacaaaactggtaAATTATGAGATAAGTCAAATGTATGGAATACTAAATCAAATGCATGAGATAGAGTCaatattaagactttttaatattATGTCAGGTCAGATCCCCAGGTCAGAGGTTCGAAGCAGAGAAGTTCTATTCAGCCATACTCCATCACTAAACCTGTCTGGTGTTCAAGTATAAATTTATGTCTGTCGCTACAAGTTGAGGGAGTCGAAGCAGCTGTATGATAAAGGGCCGTCTCCTTTGAAGGCCAACGGAAACAGGCTaaagagccacacacacacacacaagtttctGACAAACACATACACCTGCAAATAACCTATTCCCCAAAGGACTTACATTGATTTCGGTAAGCATTTATGTTTGTGGCGCCTATGACGTCATTAATATTGTTTCATAACCCAAACTTGACAGCTTTAGCAGGAGATAAATGTCTCTTGGAAATACACCGATCCCCAGAGTTTGGATGGCACTACACAGCACTACATTGTGCCCAAATCTCCTCATTCGAgatttcattaaatgcttctgtgtaagtcATCAAAGTCTCCCAAACCTTCTTCATGTATTGAGTTaagctgctcctgagtttttgcTAACAATCATAAGATGCTAAGTCAAAATTTTATTATCTCTTGACGTATTATCATAAATTTCTTGTAGTATCTCATAATTTTGACTAAGAAAGTTAAAAGTTTGGCTCACCAtgtcatcatttttatttttttttcctttctaacATTTTATCCATTCTTTTTCCTAACAAATATGACCTTCCATATTTCACACAATACCCTGGTTACTTaattatggacctttttcacagcagacattttgacttgtcatagtaggaaaagcacagctgaaactgataaccttaacgatggctcaattccatcaagtgtcccagtaagctatttcagtgagtcagcatgcacaataccagggcctctcctaagtggaatgcagccatcattaatggttatGGTTAATGGTTAtatgaatacacctgtgcttttcctactatgacatgtcaacatgtctgccgtgagaAAGGTCTATTGACGGTCGGTAATGTTGCACTGTTCCCTCTGAAACTGACCTGGCTCTTTGCCGCTCTCAGTCAGAGCCTTTCGAGTGACCTCGTAAGGTAAAAAGTAGAGTCCATAGCAGGGTATGTCCCTCAGGGCTAGGGCCAGCCCTCCTCTGAACAGACCCCTGGGTCCCTCCTTCTTCAGGATGACAGCAACACAATGAAAGGGTCCACGGTATCGGTCAGCAGTTGTTTGACCCTGCAGACGCACCTTCACCAGGTCAACGGGGGCAGTAATAAACACCTGAAAGCGGATCAAGTTAATGGGTTAGTCCACCCAAATTATGCCTAATGGTTATGATTTTGTTTAAGTCAGTATTTTATAAGTTTTATGACATAAAGAAGCAAAACACATCACAATAACGGATATCCCTGGTGATattctagatttttttttaatgacaacaaatcccataaaaagactaaaaccaacaaagactaaaactaatctAAAACTAACAAGTACTTCCTGATATAGCTCAAACATTAAGTGTTTGCTAACCGGGATAAATATCAAGTTCCATCCaggtgtttttgtttctttaggcGAGCTGGAACAGAGAACATTCAGTTGAAACAGACCGGTGATGCCGTTTTGCTGTCCGTGAAATTTGCTGGAAATGATGTAATGAAGCGTTTTATGTGAAGTGATCACTGTGCCGGACGTACCCGACCCATCCGCCAGACTAAAACAGTCAACCTAGGGGGCACACTGCATTCTAAGTGGTTTCTGGGACATCAGAAATACTTTGAATGAGTATGTAGTTCCGCTCACAGTTTAGTAGGAAGTCCATAATGTGGCCCAGGacacatacacgtacacactGCTATAAGAATGTGGCCACGTGTGGCCTGAAACCCCTATGAATGTGGTCTGAGTGATCAGATCTCAATGCGTCCTTAGTGCATTCACACctgtacttagagctgtccTGTTGGTTACACCACCAGATCTTGACACTTCTGTCAATGACAAGGTATGTTCAGAActcagaaaaggttttattgccacaataagtacacttatgtggaattttCCTTGGTGAAAGATGCATacctaaacaaacaaacaaacattaaatattaatatgGAATAGCCATAAAAAtttaatatatacataaaaaataactgacAACTATTGAATTGTACTTCAACCTTACAGCCTTTACTTAGGCCCAAGCATCAGGCTTAATTCTTACCTGAATAGAGGAAATATCTAAATGTACATGGTTGATTGCTACAAGAACCTTTGGCCTCTTCTTATTTTTTGTGGGATGTAATGAACTTTGCAACCTCTAGGGGCCAGTAGCACATTACACATtcctcttgttttctttttacacaCTCTGAATTCTCCTTAGAGTAGGTGGAAAACACATATGCTACAATAAACTATACACATTTGCTATTACCTGTGTGAATTGAGCGTCTTCACACCCTGATAATGGTCAGTTTCATAGTGGTCCTGGGAAACCCTCACAATCATCATGCAGTTAAGGTCCTGCAAAGGTGCTTTGCATCAAACCATCCAGTACTGTATAGGTCAGGTGTTCTTACCTGCACCAGGCCTGAGAAGCAGCCGGCAGTGAAGACCTGTGCAGCAGAAGCCGGTTTGCCTTGATTGCGGTCACAGCGCTGAGACTGAGTGAGGTAATCTAAGGCATTACTGTAAGAGCCAAAGACAACAGAGTTGGTGATGCCCGTGGTCAGCACCGGAAATGCCATGCCCTTGAAGAATCCATGGAGCTGGTGTAATGAAGGCATAATAAACAGATAAATAATCATGCATCAATACTTTCTGTCTTGGAGGCTATTTATGCAGTGCTACTTGGTGAAACAATGTAAGAGGACATAACACCTACCCCTTCATTAGAGTATGTTTTAGCCATacagtgaaatatccctttgTAAACAGACTGGGCCTGAAGGCGCACCTACAAATGAAATAAGAGGTGTCAGAAGAAAAACTAGCCTGGTTTTATGCATTTGGTCATGTTTATAGATTTCAGTGTCATGCAACCTTCACAGTGTCTAATGGATGACCAACTGCCAGTCCAACTGCACCTATAATAACCAACAAGGAAATGTTATTTCTCCACATACAAATACCGTATTCAATCAACTTCTCTcttatttcaaaaataaaatatagtttTGTCTTACCAGAAATGCTCCCAGCTATGAATTCCAAAAAAGGCATGGCTTGCACAATTTCACAACCTGCAAAGAAGACCAAAGTGTTTGAGGATCCTGCTTTACAGCTGCTACAAAGCAGACTGACTACCTGAACCTTGAAGCTTTCATTCAACTAGTTtcaacctgtttttttttatttggatgtTTTCTGTAACTGTGATAAATGTCTCATGTCCTCttgtatgttgtgtttgtggtttTGCCCTCTGCTGCAAATGAAATTTTCCCTTAAGGGACAATAAAGATCTGAACTGACTAGTTAATATATGACAGTTACATATGGGTCAGGTAGATGTTTACATCAAATTGAGCAAAAGTTAAACTGTAGAGCAGTGGTTTTCCACCTTTATTGTATAAGAGCCCCCACAGCCCTGTCACATGAACTCAACCCCCTTCATCGATTCACAATGTTCTAAATGTATACACTATTCATAATAGtgaatattgtttattttttgataCTTGTTTAACtgtatagcctatatttagATTGCTTAATGTTTCAACCATGTATCCATTTGACTAATTATTTACCGTGTCTAATCTGTAAGCCTGCTTTTAGCTAACCCTTTAAGCCGCTTACCTTAAGATCATTATTTCTACGGTTTTATCATTACTTTTAGAGATACTGTTAAAACGTCTGTCCTCGCTTGCTAACTAGATTTCAACTATAGTTTACATAACTACAACATAGTAGCCTACTCAGGTGTTACAGCTGATATATTCTTTTAATCAAGTcacttaatttattttttcaaattagttGAGCTGCTTCCACAATATTTCCACCACGTAACGTTACCCCCTGGCAACAGAAGACGTAGCCCTGGGGTACAAGTTAAGGCTACGCCTGGTTGTAATTTAGAGGCGTTAGCAACAAATGACTGAGAAGTGAGGACGTTTCTTTTTTACAACTCTTCGTGTGACTTTACCTTAAACGTTAGTGATAGTCTGAACATAACTACATGTCGCCTGCAAAACCCGTACACATGTGGGTTATCATACGGTGTAAAAGAATTATATCATGCAAAAACAAACCTAGaccatcctgctgctgctcctcggTTCggtaaagtaaaatatattcaCAGATTCGAACTTCTGGGATCAATAACTCACCAGCAAACGTCATTAAAACACAAACGACGCCTATTTCCTACCGGAGTAAGAGAGACAACAAGCTACAACCTCATTTTCATCAAAACGAGCCGTCCTCCGACCTGGAAAATAACATTGGTCTCcggctgtgagacgagtgcgcagggaccgtctacaaaatGTAACACCGAAGAGAgatgtacaacaaaaatatttaatagcTTCAATATTAATGTAGCTAGTGTCATTGTTTCACACATAACTGGTCTCCTGTTAGTTACTTACTTTTGTAAAATAAGGGTATAGGCTATGCATAATTTGGCGAAATATTTATTGACAAAGAAATAGTTATACAGTGTAATGTTAGTGTATGCCTTGAACAATTGAAGGATTTACACTCAATATACACATATACCTGGTCTCCTGCTGGTTTTACTACAACACTTATtatggaaagaaaatgcctgTGTATAATTTTAACCCTTCCATCCAAACTGAATTCTCTATAACTGTGGATCCCTGGCGCCGGCCAATAAGCCTACAGCCTGgcctccttccctcctcctctgctgGAGTGAACCAGGGACATGaaccaaaaactaaacaaaattagaataaaattagttaacataaaaaatactgctgtattttattatgttcATTCTAATTATAGAGAAGCTTTGCCCTAAGCAACCAAGCAAGTATTTCATAGCAGGACAGTTAATATCCATTAaaaacacatataaacacatatagacacaaacCCTCTGCATGCCCACCCCCTCcactcacacatgcatacaGGCATATCATTTTACCCATAATaatcaaaggaaaaaataagtgatttaataataatagtaaacgTATATTAATATGCTAGCTGTTTATGCTGGTTAAGGCACAGCGTTAGACATTTACAGTGAAATAGCTGAACCACTAAATATGTTTGAATTTTGTTGCCAACAATGTTTTGCACATTTCTGCTAATAGCCCTGGGTTTTTCATGAAGCCTTAAATCAGTGCACACTTTGATCCAAGTTACAGTGCTTAAAATTTTGCTTATTTTATGCCTTTTTAATTATGTCTTTCTAATTATCTAATCATCATTTTATGTCTGTGcaatctttatttttcttcaagAAAGCAGGTGTTCTTCTAAAGGACACCTAGAGGTTGCAACATGGTGTAAAACCATGACTTGACTGCATCGGGACTTTTCGATATTTTACAGCAAACCTCATCGCttcatttgttattattattattattattattattattattattattattattattgtttaggGTCATGGTTCTGCTGCAAAACAAACTTGCTGCATAAGGAAACAAATTGAATGT
This genomic interval from Perca fluviatilis chromosome 5, GENO_Pfluv_1.0, whole genome shotgun sequence contains the following:
- the LOC120559896 gene encoding solute carrier family 25 member 45 isoform X1, with translation MTFAGELLIPEVRICEYILLYRTEEQQQDGLGCEIVQAMPFLEFIAGSISGAVGLAVGHPLDTVKVRLQAQSVYKGIFHCMAKTYSNEGLHGFFKGMAFPVLTTGITNSVVFGSYSNALDYLTQSQRCDRNQGKPASAAQVFTAGCFSGLVQVFITAPVDLVKVRLQGQTTADRYRGPFHCVAVILKKEGPRGLFRGGLALALRDIPCYGLYFLPYEVTRKALTESGKEPGTLAILMAGGVAGVVTWAFATPMDVVKARLQMSGAGGREYRGVLHCMRASFREEGLRVFFKGLLLNSLRAFPVNGVTFLSYESLMRIFCPPTR
- the LOC120559896 gene encoding solute carrier family 25 member 45 isoform X2, with the protein product MTFAGCEIVQAMPFLEFIAGSISGAVGLAVGHPLDTVKVRLQAQSVYKGIFHCMAKTYSNEGLHGFFKGMAFPVLTTGITNSVVFGSYSNALDYLTQSQRCDRNQGKPASAAQVFTAGCFSGLVQVFITAPVDLVKVRLQGQTTADRYRGPFHCVAVILKKEGPRGLFRGGLALALRDIPCYGLYFLPYEVTRKALTESGKEPGTLAILMAGGVAGVVTWAFATPMDVVKARLQMSGAGGREYRGVLHCMRASFREEGLRVFFKGLLLNSLRAFPVNGVTFLSYESLMRIFCPPTR